A window from Streptomyces sp. NBC_00335 encodes these proteins:
- a CDS encoding glycosyltransferase family 2 protein codes for MLKLSVVVPFYNVQTYAPDALKSLELNARDDFEFLLVDDRSTDGTPDLLERAARDLPGAVVLRHEQNGGLATARNTGLDAARGEYIAFMDGDDWLAPGHLARMVAAIEALSCDFVRNDHVKVTGRARSVQRVPFGAHGVVRDPRSGILPADRGTSVDYPYAWAGMYHRRLLDRGLLHFTDGLRTAEDRPWIWRLHREAESFAAVGLPGIFYRRGVSTSLTQIGDERQLDFMRAFDQVLLETAADRESDLLLPKAVRTYCAIIAHHNGSLERFEPAVAKKLRSLSAAALGRMPQDVLDQALSSMDADRSALLRRLRRRTPSGAAA; via the coding sequence GTGCTCAAGCTCTCTGTTGTCGTGCCGTTCTACAACGTGCAGACATATGCGCCGGATGCCCTGAAAAGTCTCGAACTCAACGCTCGGGACGACTTCGAGTTCCTGCTCGTCGACGACCGCTCGACGGACGGGACTCCCGACCTGCTGGAACGGGCGGCGCGGGACCTGCCCGGCGCGGTGGTCCTGCGCCACGAGCAAAACGGCGGCCTGGCCACCGCGCGCAATACCGGTCTGGACGCGGCCCGGGGCGAGTACATCGCCTTCATGGACGGCGACGACTGGCTGGCACCCGGCCATCTGGCGCGGATGGTGGCCGCCATCGAGGCCCTGAGCTGCGATTTCGTCCGCAACGACCATGTCAAGGTCACGGGCAGGGCCCGCTCCGTGCAGCGCGTCCCCTTCGGTGCGCACGGGGTCGTCCGCGATCCGCGCTCCGGAATCCTGCCCGCCGACCGGGGCACCTCGGTGGACTACCCGTACGCCTGGGCCGGCATGTACCACCGGCGGCTGCTGGACCGCGGGCTGCTGCACTTCACCGACGGGCTGCGGACCGCGGAGGACCGGCCCTGGATCTGGCGGCTGCACCGCGAGGCGGAATCCTTCGCGGCGGTCGGTTTGCCCGGAATCTTCTACCGCCGCGGGGTTTCCACCTCATTGACGCAGATCGGCGACGAGCGCCAACTCGATTTCATGCGCGCTTTTGACCAGGTGCTTCTAGAAACAGCGGCGGACCGGGAATCCGATCTCCTGCTCCCGAAAGCCGTCCGAACATATTGTGCAATCATCGCGCACCACAACGGGTCCCTTGAAAGGTTCGAACCGGCCGTGGCCAAGAAACTCCGTTCCCTGAGCGCGGCCGCGCTCGGGCGCATGCCGCAGGATGTACTGGACCAGGCCCTTTCCTCGATGGACGCCGACCGCTCCGCCCTGCTGCGCAGGCTTCGCCGCCGCACCCCGTCGGGAGCGGCAGCGTGA
- a CDS encoding polysialyltransferase family glycosyltransferase, producing MSLTQIFVASTLYGTATLAAAVDAGSFPPAGRRILLTSNHSLAAEINPRLADLPGFATLGTRFDEVLDWNTVIEPQHPNAWSPRADDVPLWERYLRTLWGLGEDRVELIVESLQVPPAQALCQLFPGAAVDVYADGLMSYGPTRVRLDPQIGMRVRRVLHLDLVPGLEPLLLTEFGVPAELVATDAFLKVLAELAASAHDGGQLPGARAAGAAEAEAEAEAPALLLGQYLSALDLISAQQEEDLHAEMVRGAYALGHRELIFKPHPSAPAVYSRRAEAEAERLGARLTVMDTPVLAEILYQQLRPALVVGCFSTGLLTAATLFGLPVARTGTGTVLARLTPYQNSNRVPLTVVDALLPDLADTVAVRGWTAPGPDEVRSRLAGLLAAVGFVMQPRILAGHRAAAEEYLNRHLDARTWRYFTRRRLASQGLPGGIPAQLAFLTRSPALRGAVRRARRVRRLRGKR from the coding sequence GTGAGTCTCACCCAGATCTTCGTCGCCTCCACCCTCTACGGGACGGCCACGCTCGCCGCGGCCGTCGACGCCGGCAGCTTCCCGCCGGCCGGCCGCCGGATCCTGCTGACCAGCAATCACTCCCTCGCCGCCGAGATCAACCCCCGGCTCGCCGACCTGCCCGGCTTCGCCACGCTGGGCACCCGCTTCGACGAGGTGCTCGACTGGAACACCGTCATCGAGCCGCAGCACCCCAACGCGTGGTCGCCGCGCGCCGACGACGTACCCCTGTGGGAGCGGTACCTGCGGACCCTGTGGGGTCTCGGCGAGGACCGGGTCGAGCTGATCGTGGAGTCCCTCCAGGTGCCGCCCGCGCAAGCCCTGTGCCAGCTCTTCCCGGGCGCCGCCGTCGACGTCTACGCCGACGGACTGATGAGCTACGGGCCCACGCGCGTCCGGCTCGACCCGCAGATCGGGATGCGGGTGCGGCGGGTGCTGCACCTGGACCTCGTACCGGGTCTGGAGCCGCTGCTCCTCACGGAGTTCGGGGTGCCGGCGGAGCTGGTGGCGACCGACGCGTTCCTCAAGGTGCTGGCCGAACTGGCGGCGTCGGCCCATGACGGCGGGCAGCTCCCCGGAGCCCGGGCCGCGGGCGCGGCGGAGGCCGAGGCAGAGGCCGAGGCCCCGGCGCTGCTCCTGGGCCAGTACCTCTCGGCGCTCGACCTCATCTCCGCGCAGCAGGAGGAGGACCTGCACGCCGAGATGGTGCGCGGCGCGTACGCCCTGGGCCACCGGGAGCTGATCTTCAAACCGCACCCCAGCGCCCCGGCCGTCTACTCCCGCCGCGCGGAGGCGGAGGCCGAGCGGCTCGGCGCCCGCCTGACCGTCATGGACACGCCCGTGCTGGCCGAGATCCTGTACCAGCAGCTGCGCCCGGCGCTGGTCGTCGGCTGCTTCTCCACCGGGCTGCTGACGGCGGCCACGCTGTTCGGGCTGCCCGTCGCGCGGACCGGGACGGGGACCGTACTGGCCCGCCTCACCCCGTACCAGAACAGCAACCGGGTCCCCCTGACGGTCGTGGACGCGCTGCTGCCCGACCTGGCGGACACCGTGGCCGTGCGCGGGTGGACCGCCCCCGGGCCCGACGAGGTCCGCTCCCGGCTGGCCGGCCTGCTGGCCGCGGTCGGCTTCGTGATGCAGCCGCGGATCCTCGCGGGGCACCGCGCGGCGGCCGAGGAGTACCTGAACCGGCACCTGGACGCCCGTACCTGGCGCTACTTCACCCGGCGCCGCCTGGCGAGCCAGGGCCTGCCGGGCGGCATCCCCGCCCAGCTGGCGTTCCTGACCCGCAGCCCGGCCCTGCGCGGCGCCGTGCGCCGGGCCCGCCGGGTCCGCCGTCTGCGGGGCAAGCGATGA
- a CDS encoding acyltransferase family protein, translated as MTATAVPAARTGAKPGPKPGSDRLRALDGLRLLAALMVCGYHYGGRGGEVAASWGASPNKLFPSASTWLAYGPLGVQIFFVISGFVICMSAQGRTVREFAASRAARLYPAYWAALVLVTVAVERVSPSDLLLNLTMLQQPLGADRVLGVCWTLWAELRFYVLFALCVILPGGGRRRTLLFCGAWTIAAVLADAADPTGKGFLSQALMPQYAPFFIGGIGLYLVHRDHRDTFAWAVALTGWLIGQHYAVAGLWHAPNPKFFSYRSSVVIIAIVTAGFAAVALVALGKLGWARWKWLTVAGALTYPFYLIHEHLGWVVIKALHRTAGIPAPATFALTVVLMLGLAWAIHRLVERPFGPKLRRALS; from the coding sequence ATGACGGCCACCGCGGTACCGGCCGCGCGCACCGGTGCGAAGCCCGGGCCGAAGCCGGGCTCCGACCGCCTCAGGGCCCTGGACGGGCTGCGGCTCCTGGCCGCCCTCATGGTCTGCGGGTACCACTACGGCGGCCGCGGCGGGGAGGTGGCCGCGTCCTGGGGCGCCTCGCCGAACAAGCTGTTCCCCAGCGCCTCGACCTGGCTGGCGTACGGCCCGCTCGGCGTGCAGATCTTCTTCGTCATCAGCGGCTTCGTGATCTGCATGAGCGCCCAGGGGCGCACGGTCCGCGAGTTCGCCGCCTCCCGCGCGGCCCGCCTCTACCCGGCGTACTGGGCGGCGCTCGTGCTGGTCACGGTGGCGGTCGAACGGGTCTCGCCGTCGGACCTCCTGCTCAACCTGACCATGCTCCAGCAGCCCCTGGGCGCCGACCGGGTGCTCGGCGTCTGCTGGACGCTCTGGGCCGAGCTGCGCTTCTACGTCCTCTTCGCGCTCTGTGTGATCCTGCCGGGCGGAGGCCGCCGGCGGACGCTGCTCTTCTGCGGCGCCTGGACGATCGCGGCGGTCCTCGCGGACGCCGCCGACCCCACCGGCAAGGGGTTCCTCAGCCAGGCCCTGATGCCGCAGTACGCGCCCTTCTTCATCGGCGGCATCGGCCTGTACCTGGTGCACCGCGACCACCGTGACACGTTCGCCTGGGCCGTGGCCCTGACCGGCTGGCTGATCGGGCAGCACTACGCGGTGGCGGGGTTGTGGCACGCGCCGAACCCGAAGTTCTTCTCGTACCGCAGCTCGGTGGTGATCATCGCGATCGTGACGGCCGGCTTCGCGGCGGTCGCCCTGGTCGCGCTCGGCAAGCTCGGCTGGGCCCGCTGGAAGTGGCTGACGGTGGCCGGGGCGCTGACGTACCCGTTCTACCTGATCCACGAGCATCTGGGCTGGGTGGTCATCAAGGCCCTGCACCGGACGGCCGGCATCCCGGCCCCGGCCACCTTCGCGCTGACGGTGGTGCTGATGCTGGGCCTGGCCTGGGCGATCCACCGCCTGGTGGAACGCCCCTTCGGCCCGAAGCTGCGCAGGGCCCTCAGCTGA
- the leuE gene encoding leucine efflux protein LeuE, protein MLGVTDLPTYLAGLVLIILLPGPNSLYVLSVAARGGVRRGYRAAAGVFTGDALLMTLAAVGAGALLQTSPIVFGVVKLLGAGYLTWLAIGMLRGAWTMWRARRERAAADGLGEGVPAAAAAAEVPAGDTERPYRRALLISVFNPKAILFLMSFFVQFVDSAYAYPALSFLLLGGLMQIASFLYLTTLIFGGNRLAATFRRRKRLAAGASSAAGVLFLGFAAKLAVS, encoded by the coding sequence ATGCTGGGTGTCACAGATCTTCCGACGTATCTCGCCGGCCTGGTGCTGATCATTTTGCTGCCGGGCCCGAACTCGCTCTACGTGCTCTCCGTCGCCGCGCGCGGCGGGGTCCGCCGGGGGTACCGGGCCGCCGCCGGCGTCTTCACCGGGGACGCCCTGCTGATGACCCTGGCCGCGGTCGGCGCCGGGGCGCTGCTGCAGACCAGCCCGATCGTGTTCGGGGTCGTCAAACTGCTCGGCGCCGGATACCTGACCTGGCTCGCCATCGGCATGCTGCGGGGCGCGTGGACCATGTGGCGCGCCCGCCGCGAGCGCGCCGCTGCCGACGGGCTCGGCGAGGGCGTCCCGGCGGCCGCGGCGGCCGCCGAGGTGCCGGCCGGCGACACGGAGCGGCCCTACCGGCGGGCCCTGCTGATCAGCGTGTTCAACCCGAAGGCCATCCTCTTCCTGATGTCCTTCTTCGTGCAGTTCGTGGACTCCGCCTACGCCTACCCGGCGCTGTCCTTCCTGCTGCTGGGCGGCCTGATGCAGATCGCCAGCTTCCTCTACCTGACCACGCTGATCTTCGGCGGGAACCGCCTGGCGGCCACCTTCCGGCGCCGCAAGCGGCTCGCCGCCGGGGCCAGCTCGGCGGCGGGCGTGCTCTTCCTGGGCTTCGCCGCGAAGCTCGCCGTCAGCTGA
- a CDS encoding acyl-CoA mutase large subunit family protein, whose product MERHTESGIPIAPVYRPDDLAGWDPGTELGEPGEYPYTRGVHPTMYTGRPWTMRQYAGFGTAAETNARFRQLIAGGAAGLSVAFDLPTQMGHDSDAPLAHGEVGKVGVAIDSVEDMRVLFDGIPLDRVSTSMTINAPAAPLLLLYQLVAEEQGIEAALLTGTVQNDVLKEYIARGTYIFPPGPSLRLTADVFRYCRAELPQWNTISISGYHMAEAGASPAQEIAFTLADAIAYVRTALAAGMEVDAFAPRLSFFFVARTTLLEEVAKFRAARRIWARVMREEFGARDPRSLMLRFHTQTAGVQLTAQQPELNLVRVAVQGLAAVLGGTQSLHTNSFDEAIALPTEKSARLALRTQQVLAYETDVPHTVDPFAGSYAVERMTDEVEAAALGLMARVEAMGGAVAAIEAGFQKAEIERNAYRIARETESGERVVVGVNRFALDEEEPYEPLRVDPAIEDRQRASLAALRAGRDGAAVEEALAALREAAQGTENVLHPMREALRARATVGEVCGALREVWGTYVAADSGW is encoded by the coding sequence ATGGAGCGGCACACCGAGAGCGGGATCCCGATCGCGCCCGTCTACCGCCCCGACGACCTCGCCGGCTGGGACCCCGGGACCGAGCTGGGGGAGCCGGGGGAGTACCCGTACACCCGGGGCGTCCACCCGACGATGTACACCGGACGGCCCTGGACCATGCGCCAGTACGCCGGCTTCGGTACGGCCGCGGAGACCAACGCCCGCTTCCGGCAGCTCATCGCGGGCGGCGCGGCCGGGCTGTCCGTGGCCTTCGACCTGCCCACCCAGATGGGGCACGACTCCGACGCCCCGCTCGCGCACGGCGAGGTCGGCAAGGTGGGCGTCGCGATCGACTCGGTCGAGGACATGCGCGTGCTGTTCGACGGGATCCCGCTCGACCGGGTGTCCACCTCGATGACGATCAACGCACCGGCCGCGCCGCTGCTCCTGCTCTACCAACTGGTGGCCGAGGAGCAGGGCATCGAGGCCGCTCTGCTGACCGGCACGGTCCAGAACGACGTGCTGAAGGAGTACATCGCACGGGGGACCTACATCTTCCCGCCCGGACCCTCCCTCAGGTTGACGGCCGACGTATTCCGCTACTGCCGGGCCGAGCTGCCCCAGTGGAACACCATCTCCATCTCCGGCTACCACATGGCCGAGGCCGGGGCCTCGCCCGCGCAGGAGATCGCCTTCACGCTGGCCGACGCGATCGCTTACGTACGGACCGCGCTGGCCGCCGGGATGGAGGTCGACGCCTTCGCGCCCCGGCTGTCGTTCTTCTTCGTCGCCCGCACCACCCTCCTGGAGGAGGTCGCGAAGTTCCGCGCGGCCCGGCGGATCTGGGCCCGCGTCATGCGCGAGGAGTTCGGGGCCCGGGACCCCAGGTCGCTGATGCTGCGCTTCCACACCCAGACCGCCGGGGTGCAGCTGACGGCGCAGCAGCCGGAGCTGAACCTGGTGCGCGTCGCCGTGCAGGGGCTGGCGGCCGTGCTGGGCGGCACCCAGTCGCTGCACACCAACTCCTTCGACGAGGCGATCGCCCTGCCCACCGAGAAGTCGGCCCGCCTCGCGCTGCGGACCCAGCAGGTACTGGCGTACGAGACCGACGTGCCGCACACCGTCGACCCCTTCGCCGGGTCCTACGCGGTGGAGCGGATGACGGATGAGGTGGAGGCGGCGGCGCTGGGCCTGATGGCGCGGGTCGAGGCGATGGGCGGGGCGGTGGCCGCGATCGAGGCGGGCTTCCAGAAGGCGGAGATCGAGCGGAACGCGTACCGGATCGCCCGGGAGACCGAGAGCGGCGAGCGCGTGGTGGTCGGGGTCAACCGCTTCGCGCTGGACGAGGAGGAGCCGTACGAGCCGCTGCGGGTGGATCCGGCGATCGAGGACCGGCAGCGGGCGTCCCTGGCCGCGCTGCGGGCGGGGCGGGACGGAGCCGCCGTGGAGGAGGCGCTGGCGGCGCTGCGGGAGGCGGCGCAGGGCACGGAGAACGTGCTCCATCCGATGCGGGAGGCGCTGCGGGCCAGGGCCACCGTGGGGGAGGTGTGCGGGGCGCTGCGGGAGGTGTGGGGGACGTACGTGGCGGCTGATTCAGGCTGGTGA
- a CDS encoding L,D-transpeptidase family protein encodes MHRKKAIVRALGLATAVALAATACGPQEPGAAGSGSSAPASPTAVASPDASPSTDGKPGDASPSASPSASASPSPSVSASPSPTVKQVMANGDDSELVRELQARLRQLKLMTVAPTGFYGSKTTAAVKSFQSKNGLPATGGVDEPTWKKIQNATKKPTAAELRPPTVNEPDAPDARCMTGRVMCISKESRTLAWMIDGKVVSTLDVRFGSEKTPTREGEFKVEWKAKDWTSTIYHTPMPYSMFFNGGQAVHYSADFAARGYAGASHGCVNVRDKARLATLFDAVKVGDKVVVYW; translated from the coding sequence ATGCACCGCAAGAAAGCAATAGTTCGCGCACTTGGCCTGGCCACCGCCGTCGCGCTTGCCGCGACCGCCTGCGGGCCGCAGGAGCCGGGGGCCGCGGGCTCCGGTTCTTCCGCGCCCGCATCGCCCACGGCGGTCGCCTCTCCCGACGCCTCGCCGTCCACGGACGGGAAGCCCGGCGACGCCTCGCCGTCGGCGTCCCCGTCCGCGTCCGCGTCGCCGTCGCCTTCGGTTTCCGCCTCGCCCTCGCCGACCGTGAAGCAGGTCATGGCGAACGGCGACGACAGCGAGCTGGTCCGCGAACTGCAGGCCCGGCTGCGCCAGCTCAAGCTGATGACGGTGGCTCCGACCGGTTTCTACGGTTCCAAGACGACCGCGGCGGTCAAGTCCTTCCAGTCGAAGAACGGCCTGCCCGCCACCGGCGGCGTGGACGAGCCCACCTGGAAGAAGATCCAGAACGCCACCAAGAAGCCGACCGCTGCCGAGCTGCGCCCGCCGACCGTCAACGAGCCGGACGCACCCGACGCGCGCTGCATGACGGGCCGGGTCATGTGCATCAGCAAGGAGAGCCGCACCCTCGCCTGGATGATCGACGGGAAGGTCGTCTCCACGCTGGACGTGCGCTTCGGCTCGGAGAAGACCCCGACCCGCGAGGGCGAGTTCAAGGTGGAGTGGAAGGCCAAGGACTGGACGTCGACGATCTACCACACGCCGATGCCGTACTCGATGTTCTTCAACGGGGGCCAGGCCGTGCACTACTCGGCCGACTTCGCCGCCCGCGGCTACGCCGGCGCCTCGCACGGCTGCGTGAACGTCCGGGACAAGGCCAGGCTGGCGACGCTGTTCGACGCGGTGAAGGTCGGCGACAAGGTCGTCGTCTACTGGTGA
- a CDS encoding RNA polymerase sigma factor: MLGDDAELTTAVLAAQDGDELAFRSVYRSVHPRLLGYVRTLVGDGDAEDVTSEAWLQIARDLDSFTGDADRFRGWAARIARNRALDHIRMRGRRPAVGGDETELTGHAAESDTAGEAMESLSTCRTMELIAQLPRDQAEAVVLRVVVGLDAKSAAETLGKRPGAVRTAAHRGLKKLAELLGEAVEGDFDPDSDPDSDPDSDSGSAVGSAVGVGSGRPRGLGDNDGSRARGAGGGRDLDAVPAQRARAAGFVEQTGVTHSRWRTQKDM, translated from the coding sequence TTGCTGGGGGACGACGCGGAGCTGACCACCGCGGTGCTCGCGGCACAAGACGGCGACGAGCTCGCGTTCCGTTCTGTGTACCGCTCCGTGCACCCGCGCCTGCTCGGATACGTCCGGACGCTCGTCGGAGACGGCGACGCGGAGGACGTCACCTCCGAGGCCTGGCTGCAGATCGCCCGCGACCTCGACTCCTTCACCGGCGACGCCGACCGCTTCCGCGGCTGGGCGGCCCGCATCGCCCGCAACCGCGCCCTCGACCACATCCGGATGCGCGGGCGCCGGCCCGCCGTCGGCGGGGACGAGACCGAGCTGACGGGGCACGCCGCCGAGTCCGACACCGCCGGCGAGGCCATGGAGTCCCTCTCCACCTGCCGCACCATGGAACTCATAGCCCAGCTCCCGCGGGACCAGGCCGAGGCCGTCGTCCTGCGGGTGGTCGTCGGCCTGGACGCCAAGAGCGCCGCCGAGACCCTGGGCAAGCGTCCCGGCGCCGTACGCACCGCCGCGCACCGGGGTCTGAAGAAGCTGGCCGAGCTGCTCGGCGAGGCCGTCGAGGGTGACTTCGACCCGGATTCCGACCCGGATTCCGACCCGGATTCCGATTCCGGCTCCGCCGTCGGCTCCGCCGTGGGCGTCGGCTCCGGACGTCCGCGCGGCCTCGGCGATAATGACGGGAGTCGCGCACGGGGCGCCGGGGGCGGGCGGGACCTCGACGCCGTACCGGCGCAGCGGGCCCGCGCCGCGGGCTTCGTAGAACAAACCGGTGTGACGCATTCACGTTGGCGGACGCAGAAGGACATGTGA
- a CDS encoding 2-oxo-4-hydroxy-4-carboxy-5-ureidoimidazoline decarboxylase, which yields MAGHPRHATRSPPLSSHLPAQARGSSDPSHGSLDGAGPFGDSGLERFNALSPEAAHSALLHCCGSRRWAHRVAAHRPYPDFGALLAAADEASYDLSQADLSEALACEFPPELEHGASYAALLALDAAHAEYERTYRHAFVICLHGTTPEEQADQLLAAIRRRMELDVDEERAISADELRRVAQVRLADLTHWLTSADGVSAAEFGLFAPVG from the coding sequence GTGGCGGGACACCCGCGCCACGCCACGAGGAGCCCCCCGCTGTCCAGCCACCTTCCGGCACAGGCCCGCGGAAGCTCCGACCCTTCCCACGGTTCCCTCGACGGCGCCGGCCCTTTCGGCGACTCGGGGCTCGAACGGTTCAACGCCCTGTCCCCCGAAGCCGCCCACTCCGCCCTGCTGCACTGCTGCGGCAGCCGGCGCTGGGCCCACCGGGTTGCCGCCCACCGCCCTTACCCCGACTTCGGCGCTCTACTCGCCGCCGCGGACGAAGCTTCGTACGACCTTTCCCAAGCGGACCTCTCCGAGGCGCTGGCCTGCGAGTTCCCGCCGGAGCTGGAGCACGGGGCCTCGTACGCCGCGCTCCTCGCGCTCGACGCCGCGCACGCGGAGTACGAGCGGACGTATCGCCACGCCTTCGTGATCTGCCTCCACGGGACCACCCCGGAGGAGCAGGCGGACCAGCTGCTGGCCGCGATCCGGCGGCGGATGGAACTGGACGTGGACGAGGAGCGCGCGATCTCCGCGGACGAGCTCCGTCGCGTCGCGCAGGTCCGGCTCGCCGACCTGACACACTGGCTGACCTCGGCGGATGGGGTATCTGCGGCCGAATTCGGTCTATTCGCCCCTGTGGGATAG
- the sdhC gene encoding succinate dehydrogenase, cytochrome b556 subunit produces MPAGTLYRGREGMWSWVAHRVTGVLIFFFLFVHVLDTALVRVSPEAYDDVVATYKTPIVALLEYGLVAAILFHALNGLRVIAVDFWSKGPRYQKQMLWTVVGIWVVLMVGALYPVLGHAYLELFGK; encoded by the coding sequence GTGCCGGCTGGAACGTTGTACCGCGGCCGGGAAGGAATGTGGTCCTGGGTGGCTCATCGAGTCACCGGCGTCCTCATCTTCTTCTTCCTGTTCGTACACGTCCTCGACACCGCTCTCGTCCGCGTCTCCCCCGAGGCGTACGACGATGTCGTGGCTACCTACAAGACTCCGATCGTCGCGCTGCTGGAGTACGGCCTCGTGGCCGCAATCCTCTTCCATGCGCTCAACGGTCTCCGTGTCATCGCCGTGGACTTCTGGTCCAAGGGCCCCCGCTACCAGAAGCAGATGCTCTGGACCGTGGTGGGCATCTGGGTCGTGCTGATGGTCGGGGCCCTGTACCCCGTCCTCGGACACGCTTACCTCGAACTCTTCGGGAAGTGA
- a CDS encoding succinate dehydrogenase hydrophobic membrane anchor subunit encodes MSSDTSFEKGIGDVEGVSLYDVDNPAPYIEAPRKRTSKTPRSTRGNFEMVAWLFMRLSGIVLVVLVLGHLLIQLVLDGGVSKIGFAFVAGRWASPFWQGWDLLMLWLAMLHGANGLRTVINDYAERANTRLWLKGLLYTATVFTILLGTLVIFTFDPNIR; translated from the coding sequence ATGTCTTCTGACACTTCTTTCGAAAAGGGCATCGGTGACGTGGAGGGCGTGTCCCTCTACGACGTCGACAACCCGGCGCCGTACATCGAGGCCCCGCGCAAGCGCACCAGCAAGACCCCGCGCTCGACGCGCGGCAACTTCGAGATGGTCGCGTGGCTCTTCATGCGCCTCTCGGGCATCGTGCTGGTCGTCCTGGTCCTCGGCCACCTGCTGATCCAGCTCGTCCTCGACGGCGGCGTCTCCAAGATCGGCTTCGCCTTCGTGGCCGGCCGCTGGGCCTCCCCGTTCTGGCAGGGCTGGGACCTGCTGATGCTGTGGCTCGCGATGCTGCACGGCGCGAACGGTCTGCGTACCGTCATCAACGACTACGCGGAGCGCGCCAACACGCGTCTGTGGCTCAAGGGCCTGCTCTACACCGCCACGGTGTTCACCATTCTTCTGGGCACGCTGGTGATCTTCACCTTCGACCCGAACATCCGCTAG